One Actinomycetes bacterium genomic window, GAAGTTCACCGAGTCGGGCCATTTCACGCAGGTCCAGGCGCCCTTGCTGTCGCTGCTGGGCTGCAGGGTCGCGCTGAACGTCGTGTCGAGGGTGCTGTCGTGCCTCATGTCACTGCAGACCGCCTGACACCGTTCGGCTCATCGCCTTTGCCCTCAGCGGTTGGCGCCGGGCACCCACAGCGCGTCGCCGTCCGCCCGGTTGGCGTGGCGGGCCAGGACGAAGAGCAGGTCCGAGAGCCGGTTCAGGTAGCGGGCGGTCAGCGGGTTGACCGTGTCGCCGTGCGCCGCGATGGCGGCCCAGGTCGAGCGCTCGGCGCGACGTACGACCGTGCGGGCGACGTGCAGGTGCGCGGCGGCGGGCGTGCCGCCGGCCAGGACGAACGACCGGAGCTCGGACAGGTCGGCGTTGTAGCGGTCGATCTCGTTCTCCAGCGCGTCGACCTGCTCCTGCACGATCCGCAGCGGGGGGTAGGCCGGGTCCGGCTCGACCGGCGTGCACAGGTCGGCGCCGACGTCGAAGAGGTCGTTCTGCACACGGGTGACCAGCGCGGCGACGTCGGGCTCGAGGCCGCCGGCGGCGAGGGCGAGCCCGAGGAAGGCGCCCGCCTCGTCGCAGTCGGCGTAGGCCTGCAGCCGGAGGTCGTTCTTGCCGATCCGGCCCCGGCCGCCGTAGCCGGTCGTCCCGTCGTCGCCGGTCCGGGTGTAGATCCGCGTCAGGTTGACCATGTCGGAGACCCTAGGACCCGCGACCCTACGATGCTCGCCATGGAGCGCTTCCGGGTCGTGGGCGGGGCCCGTCTCGAGGGCGAGGTGCGGGTCACCGGCGCCAAGAACAGCGTCCTCAAGGTGATGGCTGCGGCCCTGCTGGCGCAGGGCCGCACCACGCTCACCCAGGTGCCGCACATCCTCGACGTCGAGATCATGGGGGAGCTGCTCCGGCGGCTGGGGTGCCAGGTGGACTACGACGCCGCGGCGGCGACCGTCGCGATCGACGTGCCGGAGGTGCTCGGGCACCAGGCGGACTACGACCTGGTACGTCGCATCAGGGCCTCGATCTGCGTCCTCGGCCCGCTGACCGTCAGGTCCGGCCGGGCGGAGGTCGCCATGCCGGGCGGCGACGCCATCGGCAGCCGCCCCCTCGACTTCCACGTGGCGGGGCTGGCCAAGCTCGGTGCCGAGCTGGACAACGAGCACGGCTACATCGTCGCGCGGGCCCCGCACGGGCTGACCGGCGCGACCGTCTGGCTCGACTTCCCGAGCGTCGGGGCGACAGAGAACATCCTGATGGCGGCGGTGCTCGCCACCGGTACCACGGTCATCGACAACGCCGCGCGCGAGCCGGAGATCGTCGACCTCTGCCAGATGCTGCAGCAGATGGGCGCCAAGATCGACGGCCTGGGCTCCTCGACGCTCACCGTCGAGGGGGTCGACCACCTCTCGCCGACGACGCACGAGATCGTCCCCGACCGCATCGTCGCCGGGACCTGGGCCTTCGCCTCCGCGATGACCCAGGGCGACGTGACCGTGCACGGCGCCCGGGCCGAGCACCTCGAGATCGCGCTCGACAAGCTGGTGGGGGCGGGGGCGACGGTGCACGTGACCGAGGACGGCTTCCGGGTCGTGATGACCGGCCGACCGACGGCCGTCGACGCGGTGACGCTGCCCTACCCGGGCCTGGCGACCGACCTGCAGCCGCTGGTGATGGCGCTGGACGCGATCGCCGACGGCGCGGCGATGATCACCGAGAACATCTTCGAGGGCCGCTTCGTCTTCGCCAGCGAGCTGGCCCGCCTCGGTGCCCACGTGCGCACTGACGGCCATCACGCGGTGGTGCGGGGCGTGCCACGGCTCTCCGGGGCCCCGGTGCGGGCCAGCGACATCCGCGCGGGTGCCGCCCTCACGCTGGCCGGCCTGGTGGCCGACGGGGTGACCTACGTCAGCGACGTCTCGCACGTGGACCGCGGCTACCCGGGCTTCGATGCCCAGCTGCGCGAGCTGGGGGCGGACGTGACCCGCGAGCCCGACCCGGACGTCTAGGTCGCCAGCAGCCGGCGGGCCCGGGCCTCGTCGGGCTCGAGCACCATCAGCCGAGGCCCGTCGGCCGTGGTCACCAGCGAGGCCCGGATGCCGGCACCCTGGAGCCGCTGCCGGGCCACCTCGCCCTCGATGAAGGTCCCCGGCGCCGACACCGCGACCATCAGGCCGTACTCGTCCTCGTGCCCCGCCCGGGCCCTGCGCTCGACGAGCGAGCGGCTGCGCCCGCCGAAGGCCCAGCGCAAGAGCAGCATGAGCACCCCGACGACGGCCAGGGCGATCGCGTAGCTGCGCCAGTCGAGCACGGCTGGATTGTGCCCCTGCCCCGGCTGGATAGGCTCCCGCGGTCCCGCCGAACGCCGGTCCACTCCGAGGGAGCACCCCAGATGAGCACGTCGAGCCCGTCCACCGCCGGAGCCGTCGTACCTGCCGGACCTGCCGGTCGTGCCGGAGTCGTCGGTGTCGTCGGTGTCGTCGGCGCCGGCCTGATGGGCGCGGGCATCGCCCAGGTCGCCGCGGTCGCCGGCCACCGGGTGGTCCTGCGCGACGTCACCGACGAGGCGCTCGGCCGCGGCCGCGCCGGGATCGAGCGGTCCCTGTCCCGGTTCGTGGCCAAGGGGCAGCTCGAGCAGGTCGCCGCGGACGAGGCGCTGGGCCGGATCACGACGGTGACCGACCTCGACGCGGTCGGGGACGCCGACGTCGTGGTCGAGGCGGTGTTCGAGGACATCGAGGTCAAGCACGAGGTGTTCCGGGTGCTGGACCAGGTCTGCCGGGACGGCGCGGTGCTTGCCACCAACACCAGTGCCATCCCGATCACCCGGATCGCCGCGGTGACCGACCGGCCGGAGGCCGTGGTCGGCACCCACTTCTTCTCCCCGGTCCCGATGATGGGGCTGTGCGAGCTGGTCCGCGGCCACCGCACCAGTGACGAGACCCTCGCTGCCGCGCGGGCGTTCGCCGAGGGTGTCGGCAAGACCTGCGTGGTGGTCACCCGCGACGTCGCCGGGTTCGTGACCACCCGGCTGATCTGCGCGCTGGCGATGGAGGCGGTGCGGCTCGTCGAGACCGGAGTCGCGACCGCCGAGGACGTGGACACGGCCTGTCGCCTGGGCTTCGGGCACGCCATGGGGCCGCTCGCGACGACCGACCTGACCGGCGTCGACATCCTGCGCAACGCGACCATGAACATCTACGCCGAGACCGCGGACGAGAAGTTCTTCCCGCCCGAGTCGCTGACCCGGATGGTCGCCGCGGGCGACCTGGGCCGTAAGTCCGGCCGTGGCTTCTACACCTACGATCGGTAGCACGCACGCCCCGCTAGTCACATAGGTCACTTCGGTCGCATCCGCCACGCTGGCCCCAGCGTGGCGTCAAGAATTCTGCAAGTCCGGTCCGTACCGTCCTGACCGAGGACGACAGGAGCCATCCTGGAGGCAACCAGATGGCCGCCTCGCGCGTCTTGTCTGGTAAGGGGGTGGGGAGATGGTCGTCAGCATGGCCTCGGGGTGCGAGATCGCCCTGGCCGGGCGCTTGGACGTGCGGTCGGTCGCCGACGTGCGCTCGGCGCTCTACGCCGCCATCGACGCCGGCACCGGGGACCTGGTCGTCGACGTCTCGGGCGTGGAGACGATGGATGCCACCGGCCTCGGGATGCTGCTGGGCGCCGACCGCCGGGCCAAGCTGGCCGGACGCCGGGTCGTCCTGCACGACGCCGGACCGCGCCTGCTGCGCCTGCTGCACGCCACCCGCCTGCACCGGGTCCTCACCGTGGACGAGGCCGTCCCGGCCTGAGGACCTGGTTACCGGCGAGTAGTATCGCCGGGCATGAGGACCCCGCCGCCTCCCGAGCGGGACCGCCCCTGGGTGATGCGCACCTATGCCGGGCACTCCTCCGCGGCCGAGTCCAACGCGCTCTACCGGCGCAACCTGGCCAAGGGCCAGACCGGCCTCTCGGTCGCCTTCGACCTGCCGACCCAGACCGGCTACGACCCCGACCACGAGCTCGCCCGCGGCGAGGTCGGCAAGGTCGGCGTGCCGGTCTCGCACGTCGGTGACCTGCGGGCCCTCTTCGACGGCATCCCTCTCGCCGGGATGAACACCTCGATGACCATCAACGCGCCGGCCATGTGGCTGCTCGCGCTCTACGAGGTGGTCGCCGAGGAGCAGGGGGCCGATCCGGCCGACCTCAGCGGCACGACGCAGAACGACATCATCAAGGAGTACCTCTCCCGCGGGACCTATGCGTTCCCGCCGGCAGAGTCGATGCGCCTGACGACCGACCTGATCGCGTACACCGTGCAGCGGATGCCGCGGTGGAACCCGATCAACATCTGCAGCTACCACCTCCAGGAGGCAGGCGCGACGCCGGTGCAGGAGCTGGCGTTCGCGATGTCGACGGCGACCGCGGTGCTGGATGCCGTCCGCGACGCCGGCCAGGTGCTGCCGGAGCGCTTCGCCGACGTGGTGTCGCGCATCTCCTTCTTCGTCAACGCCGGTGTGCGGTTCGTCGAGGAGATGTGCAAGATGCGCGCGATGGTGCAGCTCTGGGACGAGCTCACTGCCGAGCGGTACGCCGTCAGCGACCCCATGGCCCGCCGCCTGCGCTACGGCGTGCAGGTCAACTCGCTCGGACTCACCGAGGCCCAGCCCGAGAACAACGTCCAGCGCATCGTGCTCGAGATGCTCGCGGTGACGCTCTCGAAGGACGCCCGGGCCAGGGCGGTGCAGCTGCCGGCCTGGAACGAGGCGCTCGGCCTGCCGCGGCCGTGGGACCAGCAGTGGTCGCTGCGGATCCAGCAGGTGCTCGCCTACGAGTCCGACCTGCTCGAGCACGACGACCTCTTCGCCGGCTCGCACGTGGTCGAGGCCAAGGTCGCGGAGCTGGTCTCCGAGGCCCGGGCCGAGATGGCCCGGATCGAGGAGATGGGCGGCGCCGTCGCGGCGGTCGAGAACGGCTACCTCAAGGGTGAGCTGGTCGCCTCGCACGCGCGCCGCCGCGCCCGGGTCGAGTCCGGCGAGGACGTCGTCGTCGGCGTCAACCTGTTCACCGAGACCGAGCCCAGCCCGCTGACCGCCGACCTGGACGCGGTGATCCAGTCGGTCGACCCGCAGGTCGAGGAGCGGGCGGTCACGGCGATCCGGGCCTGGCGCGAGCAGCGCGACGCGGCGGCCGTCGACGCCGCTCTGCGGGGGCTGCGCGACGCCGCCAAGATCGCCGACAACTTGGTGCCCGCCACGCTGGCCTGCGCCCGGTCCGGGGTCACGACCGGCGAGTGGGCCGAGGTGCTGCGCGAGGTGTTCGGCTCGTACCGCGCACCGACCGGCGTGTCCGGCAGCGTGGGGACGGCGCCCGCGGGGGAGGACCTGCAGGCGGTGCGCGAGGCGGTACGGCGCACCGGCGCCGAGCTGGGCACCCGCCTGCGGCTGCTCGTCGGCAAGCCCGGCCTGGACGGTCACTCCAACGGGGCCGAGCAGATCGCGGTGCGAGCTCGCGACGCCGGCTTCGAGGTCGCGTACCAGGGCATCCGGCTGACCCCGGCGCAGATCGCCGCGGCCGCCGTCGAGGAGGGCGTGCACTGCGTGGGGCTCTCGATCCTGTCCGGGTCGCACCGCGAGCTGGTGCCGGAGGTGCTGCGGCTGCTGCGCGAGGCCGGGGCCGGCGACGTGCCGGTCGTGGTCGGCGGCATCATCCCGGACGCCGACGCCCGCTGGCTGGAGGAGCAGGGCGTCGCCGCCGTCTTCACGCCGAAGGACTTCGAGATCACCGGCATCATCGGCCAGATCGTCCGGGTGGTGCGCGTCGCGCACGACCTGCCGACTGACGACGGCGCCGTGCATGGTACTACGACATCGTAGTATCGTGGTCGCGTCGTGCCGCCGGCGCCGAGGGGGAGAACGTGACCGGACTGATCGGATGGCTGCGTCGGGTGGCGACGACGACGGCACAGGATTGCGCCGGGTGCGGCGCAGCGATGGCAGCCACCGAGCTGGCCTGCCCGCAGGGCTGCGGCTTCGACCGGCGCAACGAGCGCCGGCTCTCCGGCGGCGCCTGGTCCCGTCTCGACCGGATGTGAGCTGCGGGCCGTCCGGCTCAGAGCTCGTCGCGCCGCTGCCAGCGGAAGCCCCGCATCGCGAGCAGGAGCGCCAGCACGGTCCAGGCCACCAGCACCAGAGCCACCCGGCCGAGCTCCCACGAGCCGGCGAGCTCCTGGCGCTGGAAGCTGTCGGGCAGGAAGACCGATCGCATGCCCTGGCAGAGCCACTTCAGCGGGAACAGTGCCGCCATCTGCTGCATCCACGAGGGCAGCTCGTCGTACTGGAAGAACACCCCGGACGTGAACTGCAGGACGAGGACGACCGGTGACACGAGGGCCGGCGTCCCGCGGCCGGTGCGGGTCAGCCCGGTGAACGCGACTCCCAGCAGCGTGCAGCAGACCAGGCCGAGCACGCTGACCCAGGTCAAGGTCCACCAGTCGGTGGCTTCGTCGGGCAGGTGCACGTCGAAGAGCGCCACGCCGATGGCGAGCAGCAGGGCGACCTGCCCGACGTACAGCACGAGGACCTGACCGATCTTGCCCACGAAGTAGGCCGCCTTGGGCATCGGCGTGCCCTGCAACCGCTTCAGGGTGCCGTCGTCGCGCTCCTGGGAGATGGTGATCGCGAGGTTCTGGAAGGCCGTGTAGACGACGCCGGAGGCGATCATGCCGGCGACGAAGTACTGGCTGAAGGACACACCGGGCGCCACGTTGCCGGTGAAGGCCGATCCGAACACCACCAGGAGCAGGACCGGCAGGACCAGGGTGAAGAACGCCGCCTCGCGGTCCCGGGTGAAGGTGAGCAGCTCGATGCGGATGCGGCGCAGGCCGATCGCGAGAACGCCGGGTGTCGCGAGGTGCGCGCCGCCGCGGGTGGCGGGACCTGTAGCGCTCATGCCTCACCGACCATGCGCAGGTAGGTCTCCTCGAGCGTCGGCCGGGCGACGGTCAGGCCGGGCACCTCGCCGTCGAAGCGCCCGGCGAGCTCGGTCACCGTGCGGGTCGGCTCCGCCGACGTCGTGCTGCGCCGGGTGCCGTCGGGCTCGGTCCAGGTGACCGTGGCGAGCTCCTGCTGACGGCCACCGAGCGAAGCGGGCGGCGCGACGTCGAGGAAGCGGCCGTCGGACATGACGGCGACCCGCTGGGCCAGCCGCTCCGCCTCGTCGAGGTAGTGGGTGGTCAGCAGGATCGTCGTCCCCTCGGCCGCCAGGTCCTCGACGAGGCGCCAGAAGGTCCGCCGGGCGGCCGGGTCGAAGCCGGTCGTGGGCTCGTCGAGGAAGAGCAGCTCGGGGCGGCCGAGGATGCCCAGAGCCACGTCGAGCCGGCGCCGCTGCCCGCCGGAGAGCAGCCGCGAGCGCTGGTCGGCGCTGCCGGTCAGGCCGACCGTCTCGACGACCTCGTCGGGGTCGCGCGCCGACGGGTAGTAGCCCGCGAAGTGCCGCAGCGTCTCGCGAACCGTCAGCTCGGACAGGTCGTTGACCGACTGCAGGACGATGCCGACCCGGGCCCGCCAGGCGGGGGTCGCCTGGGCCGGGTCGGTGCCCAGGACGCTGACCTCGCCCGCGTCGCGGGCCCGGTAGCCCTCGAGGATCTCGACCGTCGTCGTCTTGCCCGCCCCGTTGGGGCCGAGCAGCGCGACGACCTCGCCGGTGGCCACCTCCAGGTCGACCGCGTCGACGGCCGTACGCTCGCCGTAGCTCTTGCGCAGCCCGCGGACGACCACGGCTGCGCCCTCGTGACCCACGGGCACGAGCATGCCGGACGACTGCGACGCGGAAGGACGCGGGTGACGAACCTCCTCCGGCGGGTCGCGGTCGACGTCCGTCCGTTGCGGCACGGCGCCTTCCGCCGGCTGTGGCTCGGGCAGAGCGTGTCGGTCGTCGGCTTCCAACTCACCGGGGTCGCCGTCGCGGTCGAGATGTTCGCCATCACCTCCTCGTCGCTGTGGGTCGGCCTGATCGGGGTCGCGGCGCTCGTGCCGCTGGTGGTGTTCGGGCTGTACGGCGGGGCGGTGTCCGACGCGGTCGACCGGCGCCGGCTGCTGGTCGCGTCGTCCTACCTGACCTGGCTCAGCACGTTCGGGCTGCTCGCCCAGGCGCTCCTGGGGCTGGAGCAGCGCTGGGTGCTGCTCGGGCTGGTTGCGCT contains:
- a CDS encoding ABC transporter permease; its protein translation is MSATGPATRGGAHLATPGVLAIGLRRIRIELLTFTRDREAAFFTLVLPVLLLVVFGSAFTGNVAPGVSFSQYFVAGMIASGVVYTAFQNLAITISQERDDGTLKRLQGTPMPKAAYFVGKIGQVLVLYVGQVALLLAIGVALFDVHLPDEATDWWTLTWVSVLGLVCCTLLGVAFTGLTRTGRGTPALVSPVVLVLQFTSGVFFQYDELPSWMQQMAALFPLKWLCQGMRSVFLPDSFQRQELAGSWELGRVALVLVAWTVLALLLAMRGFRWQRRDEL
- a CDS encoding protein meaA, with amino-acid sequence MRTPPPPERDRPWVMRTYAGHSSAAESNALYRRNLAKGQTGLSVAFDLPTQTGYDPDHELARGEVGKVGVPVSHVGDLRALFDGIPLAGMNTSMTINAPAMWLLALYEVVAEEQGADPADLSGTTQNDIIKEYLSRGTYAFPPAESMRLTTDLIAYTVQRMPRWNPINICSYHLQEAGATPVQELAFAMSTATAVLDAVRDAGQVLPERFADVVSRISFFVNAGVRFVEEMCKMRAMVQLWDELTAERYAVSDPMARRLRYGVQVNSLGLTEAQPENNVQRIVLEMLAVTLSKDARARAVQLPAWNEALGLPRPWDQQWSLRIQQVLAYESDLLEHDDLFAGSHVVEAKVAELVSEARAEMARIEEMGGAVAAVENGYLKGELVASHARRRARVESGEDVVVGVNLFTETEPSPLTADLDAVIQSVDPQVEERAVTAIRAWREQRDAAAVDAALRGLRDAAKIADNLVPATLACARSGVTTGEWAEVLREVFGSYRAPTGVSGSVGTAPAGEDLQAVREAVRRTGAELGTRLRLLVGKPGLDGHSNGAEQIAVRARDAGFEVAYQGIRLTPAQIAAAAVEEGVHCVGLSILSGSHRELVPEVLRLLREAGAGDVPVVVGGIIPDADARWLEEQGVAAVFTPKDFEITGIIGQIVRVVRVAHDLPTDDGAVHGTTTS
- a CDS encoding ABC transporter ATP-binding protein, producing MGHEGAAVVVRGLRKSYGERTAVDAVDLEVATGEVVALLGPNGAGKTTTVEILEGYRARDAGEVSVLGTDPAQATPAWRARVGIVLQSVNDLSELTVRETLRHFAGYYPSARDPDEVVETVGLTGSADQRSRLLSGGQRRRLDVALGILGRPELLFLDEPTTGFDPAARRTFWRLVEDLAAEGTTILLTTHYLDEAERLAQRVAVMSDGRFLDVAPPASLGGRQQELATVTWTEPDGTRRSTTSAEPTRTVTELAGRFDGEVPGLTVARPTLEETYLRMVGEA
- a CDS encoding 3-hydroxyacyl-CoA dehydrogenase family protein, whose amino-acid sequence is MSTSSPSTAGAVVPAGPAGRAGVVGVVGVVGAGLMGAGIAQVAAVAGHRVVLRDVTDEALGRGRAGIERSLSRFVAKGQLEQVAADEALGRITTVTDLDAVGDADVVVEAVFEDIEVKHEVFRVLDQVCRDGAVLATNTSAIPITRIAAVTDRPEAVVGTHFFSPVPMMGLCELVRGHRTSDETLAAARAFAEGVGKTCVVVTRDVAGFVTTRLICALAMEAVRLVETGVATAEDVDTACRLGFGHAMGPLATTDLTGVDILRNATMNIYAETADEKFFPPESLTRMVAAGDLGRKSGRGFYTYDR
- a CDS encoding cob(I)yrinic acid a,c-diamide adenosyltransferase, coding for MVNLTRIYTRTGDDGTTGYGGRGRIGKNDLRLQAYADCDEAGAFLGLALAAGGLEPDVAALVTRVQNDLFDVGADLCTPVEPDPAYPPLRIVQEQVDALENEIDRYNADLSELRSFVLAGGTPAAAHLHVARTVVRRAERSTWAAIAAHGDTVNPLTARYLNRLSDLLFVLARHANRADGDALWVPGANR
- the murA gene encoding UDP-N-acetylglucosamine 1-carboxyvinyltransferase; this translates as MERFRVVGGARLEGEVRVTGAKNSVLKVMAAALLAQGRTTLTQVPHILDVEIMGELLRRLGCQVDYDAAAATVAIDVPEVLGHQADYDLVRRIRASICVLGPLTVRSGRAEVAMPGGDAIGSRPLDFHVAGLAKLGAELDNEHGYIVARAPHGLTGATVWLDFPSVGATENILMAAVLATGTTVIDNAAREPEIVDLCQMLQQMGAKIDGLGSSTLTVEGVDHLSPTTHEIVPDRIVAGTWAFASAMTQGDVTVHGARAEHLEIALDKLVGAGATVHVTEDGFRVVMTGRPTAVDAVTLPYPGLATDLQPLVMALDAIADGAAMITENIFEGRFVFASELARLGAHVRTDGHHAVVRGVPRLSGAPVRASDIRAGAALTLAGLVADGVTYVSDVSHVDRGYPGFDAQLRELGADVTREPDPDV
- a CDS encoding STAS domain-containing protein — its product is MVVSMASGCEIALAGRLDVRSVADVRSALYAAIDAGTGDLVVDVSGVETMDATGLGMLLGADRRAKLAGRRVVLHDAGPRLLRLLHATRLHRVLTVDEAVPA